Proteins from a single region of Streptomyces vinaceus:
- a CDS encoding MerR family transcriptional regulator, giving the protein MNATTLYSIGELSRRTGLSVRTIRFYSDSGVVAPTTRSPAGYRLYDFDALLRLELLRTLRELGVDLPTVRRVLDRELSVAEVAAAHADALDVEIRVLQLRRSVLRAVARGGSSPEETQRMHRLTQLSGEERRRLIDDFVEGTFGASGAPGTPGTPGAAGADPAAAAMVRAATPDLPDDPSGEQVAAWVELAELVGDEEFRVRMRRTAGIQAAGRPLGIEDEVGAELMDLTRQKVARAMEAGIDPLGDSGARVVDDLVHRFAEVLARTPDPEFRDWLARRFEEAYDPRVDRYWRLVWIVNGWQVVPGLSPVHPWLVQALRHDRDA; this is encoded by the coding sequence ATGAACGCGACGACCCTTTACTCGATCGGGGAGCTCTCCCGGCGGACCGGCCTGTCCGTGAGGACCATCCGGTTCTACTCCGATTCGGGGGTCGTGGCGCCGACCACACGAAGTCCCGCCGGCTACCGGCTCTACGACTTCGACGCACTGCTTCGTCTGGAACTCCTGCGCACACTGCGTGAGCTGGGCGTGGACCTGCCCACCGTCCGACGTGTGCTGGACCGTGAGCTGTCGGTGGCGGAAGTCGCCGCGGCGCACGCCGACGCCTTGGACGTCGAGATCCGGGTGCTGCAACTGCGTCGGAGCGTTCTGCGAGCCGTGGCCAGAGGCGGGTCCAGTCCCGAGGAGACACAGCGCATGCACAGGCTCACGCAGTTGTCCGGCGAGGAACGCCGACGGTTGATCGACGATTTCGTGGAGGGCACCTTCGGCGCGTCCGGTGCCCCCGGTACCCCCGGTACCCCCGGTGCCGCCGGTGCCGATCCGGCCGCGGCGGCCATGGTGCGCGCCGCCACTCCCGACCTCCCCGACGATCCGTCCGGCGAGCAGGTCGCCGCGTGGGTCGAGCTCGCCGAGCTGGTGGGCGACGAGGAGTTCCGGGTCCGGATGCGCCGTACGGCCGGGATCCAGGCCGCCGGACGCCCGCTCGGCATCGAGGACGAGGTGGGCGCGGAACTGATGGACCTCACCCGTCAGAAGGTGGCCCGGGCCATGGAGGCGGGCATCGATCCACTCGGCGACAGCGGTGCACGCGTCGTCGACGACCTCGTGCACCGCTTTGCCGAGGTGCTCGCGCGCACCCCTGATCCGGAGTTCCGGGACTGGCTGGCCCGGCGGTTCGAGGAAGCGTACGACCCCCGCGTGGACCGGTACTGGCGGCTGGTGTGGATCGTCAACGGCTGGCAGGTGGTGCCGGGCCTGAGCCCGGTCCACCCCTGGCTGGTCCAGGCCCTGCGGCACGACCGCGACGCATAG
- a CDS encoding isoamylase early set domain-containing protein, producing MPEPAPDRLWLENIVLERKTAKGRTKVTFVLPDTDPDGPVSVVGDFNHWNPAAHPLQSRGDGTRIAEVSLPAHSTHSFRYLAAGDYWFNDEHADGHDGTNSRLHT from the coding sequence ATGCCCGAGCCCGCCCCCGACCGCCTATGGCTGGAGAACATCGTGCTGGAACGCAAGACGGCCAAGGGCCGCACCAAGGTCACCTTCGTCCTGCCCGACACCGACCCGGACGGCCCGGTCAGCGTCGTCGGGGACTTCAACCACTGGAACCCCGCGGCCCACCCCCTCCAGTCCCGCGGTGACGGCACCCGCATCGCCGAGGTGTCCCTGCCCGCCCACAGCACGCACTCGTTCCGCTACCTCGCGGCCGGCGACTACTGGTTCAACGACGAACACGCCGACGGACACGACGGCACCAACAGCCGCCTGCACACCTGA
- a CDS encoding SgcJ/EcaC family oxidoreductase translates to MKVLLTGATGYIGSAVTDHLTGAGHQVIALTRGTQPRPGRSWHAQVAGDTADPASLTGAVTPDIEAVIHLAPPSGEADVDAAVIEALAAPLRGTGRPLVYTSGIWVLGATGERQEVTEEAPTNPIGIVGYRPQIERQVLAEAAKGVRAVVIRPGIAYGRGGGIPALLVARAGEQQVPEYYGKEDVRWPMVHVDDLAELFVAAVERAGAGTLWHGVGESAVPVRDLARAAGRAAGVLAAPHAIPAEQAAQAFGPLFADALALDQSISGATARTVLGWNPDRQGAVAEVASGSYRPVAVFGAPEGPETDAEVASIRRLVAEIEHAQQNELVDQFLSLFRPQDPVWTTGHGKRLSGLEEIAAFTGQVLPGATADSTAVYDVERILFLRPDVAVVNVRQQPIGHDGTRIADRPEGRPLYILVKEDGVWRVGAAQNTLAVS, encoded by the coding sequence GTGAAGGTCTTGCTCACCGGTGCCACCGGCTACATCGGTTCCGCCGTCACCGACCACCTCACCGGCGCGGGCCACCAGGTCATCGCCCTCACCCGCGGTACGCAGCCCCGGCCCGGCCGGTCCTGGCACGCCCAGGTGGCCGGCGACACCGCCGATCCGGCCTCGCTGACCGGTGCGGTGACCCCGGACATCGAGGCCGTGATCCATCTGGCCCCGCCGAGCGGCGAGGCCGACGTCGACGCCGCCGTCATCGAGGCACTCGCCGCTCCGCTGCGCGGTACCGGCCGCCCCCTCGTGTACACCAGCGGCATCTGGGTGCTGGGCGCCACCGGCGAGCGCCAGGAGGTCACCGAGGAGGCGCCGACCAACCCGATCGGCATCGTCGGCTACCGTCCGCAGATCGAGCGGCAGGTGCTGGCCGAGGCCGCCAAGGGAGTGCGGGCCGTCGTCATCCGGCCCGGGATCGCGTACGGACGCGGCGGCGGCATCCCCGCTCTCCTCGTCGCGCGGGCCGGCGAGCAGCAGGTGCCCGAGTACTACGGCAAGGAGGACGTGCGCTGGCCGATGGTCCACGTGGACGACCTGGCCGAGCTGTTCGTGGCCGCCGTCGAGCGCGCCGGGGCCGGCACCCTCTGGCACGGCGTCGGCGAATCGGCCGTCCCGGTCCGCGACCTCGCCCGGGCCGCCGGCCGCGCGGCCGGGGTACTCGCCGCCCCGCACGCGATACCGGCGGAGCAGGCGGCGCAGGCCTTCGGCCCGCTCTTCGCGGACGCACTCGCCCTCGACCAGAGCATCAGCGGCGCCACCGCCCGCACCGTCCTCGGCTGGAACCCGGACCGGCAGGGCGCGGTGGCCGAAGTCGCCTCGGGTTCGTACCGGCCCGTCGCGGTGTTCGGAGCCCCCGAAGGTCCGGAGACCGACGCCGAGGTGGCCTCCATCCGCCGCCTGGTCGCCGAGATCGAGCACGCCCAGCAGAACGAGCTGGTCGACCAGTTCCTGAGCCTCTTCCGGCCGCAGGACCCGGTGTGGACCACCGGCCACGGCAAGCGCCTGTCGGGCCTCGAAGAGATAGCGGCCTTCACCGGGCAGGTCCTGCCCGGGGCGACGGCGGATTCCACCGCCGTCTACGACGTCGAGCGCATCCTGTTCCTCCGGCCCGACGTCGCCGTGGTGAACGTCCGCCAGCAGCCGATCGGCCACGACGGCACCCGGATCGCGGACCGCCCCGAAGGCCGCCCCCTCTACATCCTCGTCAAGGAGGACGGCGTCTGGCGCGTCGGCGCGGCCCAGAACACCCTCGCCGTCAGCTGA
- a CDS encoding MarR family winged helix-turn-helix transcriptional regulator, with protein sequence MTETEEKHGGVGGTDGVDRITEQWRAVRPDLDTSPMDVIGRLSRASRLLEAGIKENLTAHGVEPWEFDVLATLLRSGPPHVLSAGELSSAAMVSSAALTNRIDHLVKKGFVERAVDPTHRRRVLISLTDTGRELTHRLVEHHLAGEELQLAGLTKAERTLLTGLLRRVLLTLGDHAGKPAER encoded by the coding sequence ATGACGGAGACGGAAGAGAAGCACGGCGGGGTCGGCGGCACCGACGGCGTCGACCGCATCACCGAACAATGGCGCGCGGTCCGCCCCGACCTCGACACCTCACCCATGGACGTGATCGGCCGCCTCTCCCGCGCCTCGCGCCTGCTCGAAGCCGGGATCAAGGAGAACCTGACCGCCCACGGCGTCGAACCCTGGGAGTTCGACGTCCTCGCCACACTGCTGCGCTCCGGCCCGCCGCACGTCCTCAGCGCCGGTGAGCTCAGCTCGGCCGCGATGGTCAGCTCCGCGGCGCTCACCAACCGCATCGACCACCTGGTGAAGAAGGGCTTCGTCGAACGGGCCGTCGACCCGACACATCGCCGCCGAGTGCTGATCTCCCTGACCGACACCGGCCGGGAACTGACACACCGCCTCGTCGAGCACCACCTCGCCGGCGAGGAACTCCAGCTCGCCGGGCTCACCAAGGCCGAACGCACCCTGCTGACCGGCCTGCTGCGCCGCGTCCTGCTCACGCTCGGCGACCACGCCGGGAAGCCCGCCGAGCGATAG
- a CDS encoding C40 family peptidase, producing the protein MKKVLTATAAALLALATPAVAVPATSTADAHPSSSAASPRPCNGAATCYVDVTVAQVWVSPEQVRPVDAPATTNPADVRGWLATMSLDERRDVAGETQALHGVRVTVDRTEWQGGLLWDHVWVHDQPTPRDQAGRGAYPGWIPDRQLTSEHRRPPGGTHEERVARPTARGFATARAALSGRPSGQVAEYSYNTSFPVKAGPVPGVVSAYSPSGGRLFFRADDLARVPAAPSGADVVAAARAFLGLPYLWSGTSGFGYDCSGLTGQVYSALGVTIPRDAQPQFDAGGGQVPAGSAAGVRITGTEDLRPGDIVAFRPATGTEVTHVGIYTGTRNGEPMMINSPRTGDPVREEPIGSTGRVYVGATRFLTR; encoded by the coding sequence GTGAAGAAAGTTCTGACGGCCACCGCCGCGGCGCTCCTCGCCCTCGCCACTCCGGCGGTCGCCGTCCCCGCGACGTCCACCGCCGATGCCCACCCCTCCTCGTCCGCCGCGTCACCGCGCCCCTGCAACGGCGCCGCTACCTGCTACGTCGACGTGACGGTCGCTCAGGTCTGGGTGAGTCCCGAACAGGTCCGGCCCGTGGACGCTCCGGCGACCACCAATCCGGCGGACGTCCGCGGCTGGTTGGCCACCATGTCCCTGGACGAGCGGCGTGACGTCGCCGGGGAGACGCAGGCTCTCCACGGCGTACGGGTGACCGTCGACCGGACCGAGTGGCAGGGCGGTCTGCTCTGGGACCACGTATGGGTCCACGACCAGCCCACACCCAGGGACCAGGCGGGCCGGGGCGCCTACCCGGGCTGGATCCCCGACCGGCAGCTGACCTCGGAGCACCGGCGTCCGCCCGGCGGTACGCACGAGGAGCGCGTTGCGCGGCCCACGGCCCGGGGCTTCGCCACCGCCCGGGCCGCGCTCTCCGGCCGCCCGTCCGGGCAGGTGGCCGAGTACTCGTACAACACCTCCTTCCCGGTGAAGGCCGGTCCGGTGCCCGGGGTCGTCTCCGCCTACTCCCCCAGCGGTGGCCGGCTGTTCTTCAGGGCCGATGATCTGGCGAGGGTGCCGGCCGCCCCGAGCGGCGCGGACGTGGTCGCCGCCGCGCGCGCCTTCCTGGGTCTGCCGTACTTGTGGTCGGGAACCTCCGGATTCGGCTACGACTGCTCCGGTCTCACGGGCCAGGTGTACTCCGCTCTCGGCGTGACGATCCCCCGGGACGCACAGCCGCAGTTCGACGCGGGCGGCGGGCAGGTTCCCGCCGGCTCGGCAGCGGGGGTGCGGATCACCGGTACGGAGGACCTCAGGCCCGGCGACATCGTCGCCTTCCGCCCCGCGACCGGAACCGAGGTCACCCACGTCGGCATCTATACGGGGACGAGGAACGGCGAACCGATGATGATCAACTCTCCTCGGACCGGCGACCCGGTCAGGGAGGAGCCCATCGGTTCCACCGGTCGCGTCTACGTGGGTGCCACCCGCTTCCTCACCCGTTGA
- a CDS encoding molybdopterin-dependent oxidoreductase: MPGVSSFRTSFSRTARVSRTARGALAGLLAGFTALAVAELAAGLVRPAAGPVTVVGGAVIDRTPAPVKDFAIRTFGENDKTVLQLGILLVLALFAAVLGVLALRFRRAGAAGVLVFGMFGSAAALSRPDAQGAGDVLPSLVGALAGAAVLYVLAGKAGPADSAAGVGAAAGGWSRRGFLTAASVTAAGAVGAGALGRALSGRRGRGAIASRDALVLPAPASPAPVIAAGAQSRVPGVSAFTTPNRDFYRVDTALVVPKVDAAAWRLRIRGKGVTSSRSYSLAQLLARPLIERDITLTCVSNEVGGPYVGNARWLGVPLAGLLAECGVEPPSKGGTADQLVARSVDGMTLGSPVEEVMDGRDAMLAVGMNGEPLPFEHGFPVRMLVPGLYGYVSACKWIEDIELTTFDAYDPYWVKRSWARRAPIKTQSRIDTPKPFARPAAGTVMVAGVAWAQHRGIARVEIRVDEGPWQDADLAAQDTADTWRQWSYRWQAAPGGHTVTVRATDGAGAVQTEQRARTIPDGASGWHSVFVTVP; this comes from the coding sequence ATCCCGGGTGTGAGCAGCTTCCGCACCTCCTTCTCCCGGACCGCCCGCGTCTCCCGGACCGCCCGCGGCGCCCTGGCCGGTCTTCTGGCCGGGTTCACCGCGCTGGCCGTGGCCGAGCTGGCCGCCGGCCTCGTCCGGCCGGCCGCCGGGCCGGTGACGGTGGTCGGCGGTGCGGTCATCGACCGGACTCCGGCCCCGGTGAAGGACTTCGCGATCCGGACGTTCGGCGAGAACGACAAGACCGTCCTGCAGCTCGGGATCCTGCTCGTGCTGGCTCTGTTCGCGGCCGTCCTGGGTGTTCTGGCCCTGCGGTTCCGGCGGGCGGGGGCGGCCGGGGTCCTGGTGTTCGGGATGTTCGGCTCCGCCGCGGCCCTGAGCCGGCCCGACGCCCAGGGTGCCGGTGACGTGCTGCCTTCGCTCGTCGGCGCCCTGGCCGGTGCTGCCGTCTTGTACGTACTGGCGGGCAAGGCGGGCCCCGCGGACTCCGCAGCGGGTGTCGGGGCCGCCGCCGGCGGCTGGAGCCGGCGGGGGTTCCTCACGGCTGCGAGCGTGACCGCCGCGGGCGCTGTCGGCGCCGGGGCGCTGGGGCGGGCCCTGTCGGGGCGACGCGGCCGAGGCGCCATCGCCTCCCGCGACGCTCTCGTGCTGCCTGCCCCCGCCTCACCGGCTCCCGTGATTGCGGCCGGCGCGCAGTCGAGGGTTCCGGGGGTCAGCGCGTTCACCACGCCGAACCGGGACTTCTACCGCGTCGACACCGCCCTGGTCGTCCCCAAGGTCGACGCCGCGGCCTGGCGGCTGCGGATCCGCGGCAAGGGGGTGACCTCGTCCCGCTCCTACTCCCTCGCCCAGCTCCTCGCCCGTCCGCTGATCGAACGCGACATCACTCTGACGTGCGTCTCCAACGAGGTCGGCGGCCCCTACGTCGGCAACGCCCGCTGGCTGGGTGTTCCCCTGGCCGGCCTGCTGGCCGAGTGCGGGGTCGAGCCGCCGTCGAAGGGCGGCACGGCGGACCAGCTGGTGGCCCGTTCCGTGGACGGCATGACCCTGGGCTCCCCGGTCGAAGAGGTCATGGACGGCCGTGACGCGATGCTCGCGGTCGGCATGAACGGCGAGCCGCTCCCGTTCGAGCACGGCTTTCCCGTCCGCATGCTCGTCCCGGGCCTGTACGGCTACGTCTCCGCGTGCAAGTGGATCGAGGACATCGAGCTCACCACCTTCGACGCCTACGACCCGTACTGGGTCAAACGCAGCTGGGCCCGGCGCGCGCCGATCAAGACACAGTCCCGGATCGACACCCCCAAGCCCTTTGCCCGCCCCGCCGCCGGCACCGTCATGGTCGCCGGAGTCGCCTGGGCGCAGCACCGCGGCATCGCCCGCGTCGAGATCCGCGTGGATGAGGGCCCTTGGCAGGACGCCGACCTCGCCGCCCAGGACACGGCGGACACCTGGCGCCAGTGGTCCTACCGCTGGCAGGCCGCTCCGGGCGGCCACACGGTCACGGTCCGCGCCACCGACGGCGCCGGGGCGGTGCAGACCGAGCAACGCGCCCGGACCATCCCCGACGGGGCGAGCGGCTGGCACAGCGTCTTCGTCACCGTCCCCTGA
- a CDS encoding MFS transporter encodes MTSDVRKLPAGFGRLWTAQTVSSLGDGVSHAALPLLALTLTRDPMALAVVTAAGTLPWLLFGVLGGALVDRWDRRRTMWVTDAARAVLLAIPAAAAVLDVLSIPLLAALAFLLGLGGLFFDTAATAYLPDLLGRDPALLERANSRLRGTQTAASGFAGPPAGSALLALGRAVPLLADAVSFALSALLVRSLPATARPVPQARESLLRQARAGASYVFRDQLLLGLALRPAVGNVAFVAVETVLALFAHERLGIGTFGFGLLLTAEATGGLLGAGIASFLGRRLGTGTALTCTAAVEGLAVLGLAAAPNPYVAGLALAVCGAGMGATMVLAPSLRQAIVPAHLMGRVASTSRMLAMCAAPFGAFLGGWLATVYDVRTPLYVAAGLLLAMTAITATMTGNRRVEAALSAVAPAGDRAQESAV; translated from the coding sequence GTGACTTCAGACGTTCGAAAGCTTCCGGCCGGGTTCGGACGGCTGTGGACGGCCCAGACCGTGTCCTCGCTCGGCGACGGGGTCTCGCATGCCGCGCTGCCGCTGCTCGCCTTGACGTTGACGCGGGACCCGATGGCGCTCGCCGTCGTCACGGCCGCGGGAACGCTCCCGTGGCTGCTCTTCGGGGTGCTCGGCGGTGCGCTGGTCGACCGCTGGGACCGCCGGCGCACGATGTGGGTCACGGACGCGGCACGCGCGGTGTTGCTCGCGATACCCGCGGCGGCGGCCGTGCTCGACGTGCTGAGCATTCCCCTGCTCGCGGCCCTCGCCTTCCTGCTCGGCCTCGGCGGACTCTTCTTCGACACGGCCGCCACGGCCTACCTGCCGGACCTGCTCGGCCGAGACCCCGCGCTCCTGGAGCGCGCCAACTCCCGCCTGCGCGGCACCCAGACCGCCGCGTCGGGCTTCGCGGGGCCGCCCGCGGGCAGCGCCCTGCTCGCGCTCGGCAGGGCGGTTCCGCTGCTCGCCGACGCGGTGTCGTTCGCGCTCTCCGCGCTGCTCGTACGGTCGCTGCCCGCCACGGCCCGGCCCGTACCGCAGGCCCGGGAGTCGCTGCTGCGGCAGGCGCGGGCCGGGGCCTCGTACGTGTTCCGGGATCAGCTCCTGCTCGGACTCGCGCTGCGTCCGGCCGTCGGGAACGTCGCCTTCGTCGCCGTGGAGACCGTACTCGCCCTCTTCGCGCACGAGCGGCTCGGCATCGGCACCTTCGGCTTCGGCCTGCTCCTCACGGCGGAGGCCACCGGCGGGCTGCTCGGCGCGGGCATCGCCTCCTTCCTCGGCCGCCGGCTGGGCACCGGAACGGCGCTCACCTGCACGGCCGCAGTCGAGGGACTCGCCGTGCTGGGCCTCGCCGCCGCCCCGAACCCGTACGTCGCCGGCCTCGCGCTCGCCGTCTGCGGAGCGGGCATGGGCGCCACGATGGTGCTCGCGCCCTCCCTCCGGCAGGCGATCGTCCCCGCCCACCTGATGGGCCGGGTCGCGTCCACCTCCCGCATGCTCGCCATGTGCGCAGCCCCGTTCGGCGCCTTCCTGGGCGGCTGGCTGGCCACCGTCTACGACGTACGCACCCCGCTCTACGTCGCCGCCGGCCTCCTCCTCGCCATGACGGCCATCACCGCGACCATGACCGGCAACCGTCGGGTCGAGGCGGCGCTCAGTGCCGTGGCCCCGGCCGGTGACCGCGCTCAGGAGAGTGCCGTGTAG
- a CDS encoding fasciclin domain-containing protein yields MNSMQIRRTGIAVAAAVLLPFSLAACSGASGDTGAAPGATATAGGSAGTDASSPAGDAMTMDQPFGPACAGVPKEGAGSFDGMAKDPVATAASNNPALSTLVSAVKQAGLVDTLNNAKDITVFAPTNAAFAKIPKADLDKVLANKELLTKILTYHVVGERLTPKQLENGSFETLQKGMVTTKGSGEAYKVNDTAAVVCGNVKTANADVYIIDTVLMPK; encoded by the coding sequence ATGAACAGCATGCAGATCCGCCGTACCGGGATCGCCGTTGCGGCAGCCGTCCTGCTCCCCTTCTCGCTGGCCGCCTGCTCCGGTGCCTCCGGCGACACCGGGGCCGCCCCCGGCGCGACCGCGACCGCGGGCGGCTCGGCCGGTACGGACGCGAGCAGCCCTGCCGGAGACGCGATGACGATGGACCAGCCGTTCGGCCCGGCCTGTGCCGGCGTCCCGAAGGAGGGCGCCGGCTCGTTCGACGGTATGGCCAAGGACCCGGTGGCCACCGCCGCCTCCAACAACCCCGCGCTGTCCACCCTGGTGTCCGCGGTCAAGCAGGCCGGTCTCGTGGACACCCTGAACAACGCGAAGGACATCACCGTCTTCGCCCCGACCAACGCCGCCTTCGCCAAGATCCCGAAGGCCGACCTGGACAAGGTCCTCGCCAACAAGGAGCTGCTCACCAAGATCCTCACCTACCACGTCGTCGGCGAGAGGCTGACGCCCAAGCAGCTGGAGAACGGCTCCTTCGAAACCCTCCAGAAGGGCATGGTCACCACGAAGGGCTCCGGCGAGGCGTACAAGGTCAACGACACCGCCGCCGTGGTGTGCGGCAACGTCAAGACCGCCAACGCCGACGTCTACATCATCGACACCGTGCTGATGCCGAAGTAG
- a CDS encoding ArsR/SmtB family transcription factor, with product MPTDELPETFHVTTDEQLRAVSNLTRHRIMAVLRFEPATITQIAERVGLAKGSSSYHVRLLERAGLVKVVRTRKVRGVTERYYAMAARSIELPDPGEGGPDVLMRHAVADLEAAPADGERHVRMAHLRLTDEQFAELGARLQALADEYRELSDPSLPDASLVFALFHPSSRAQAERDAK from the coding sequence ATGCCTACCGACGAGCTTCCCGAGACGTTCCACGTCACCACGGACGAGCAGTTGCGCGCCGTTTCGAACCTCACGCGTCACCGGATCATGGCCGTGCTCCGCTTCGAGCCCGCGACGATCACGCAGATCGCCGAGCGAGTCGGCCTCGCGAAGGGGAGTTCCAGCTACCACGTACGGCTGTTGGAGCGGGCCGGCCTGGTGAAGGTGGTGCGGACGCGGAAGGTCCGGGGGGTCACCGAGCGGTACTACGCGATGGCCGCGCGGTCGATCGAGCTGCCGGATCCGGGCGAGGGAGGCCCGGACGTGCTGATGCGGCACGCGGTGGCGGACCTGGAGGCGGCGCCGGCGGACGGTGAGCGGCACGTACGGATGGCCCATCTGCGGCTCACCGACGAGCAGTTCGCGGAGCTGGGCGCGAGGCTTCAGGCCCTGGCGGACGAGTACCGGGAACTGTCCGATCCGTCGCTGCCGGACGCGTCGCTCGTGTTCGCACTGTTCCACCCGTCATCGCGCGCGCAGGCCGAAAGGGACGCCAAGTGA
- a CDS encoding PIG-L family deacetylase: MTDRPLTLMAVHAHPDDEATGTGGVLARYAAEGMRTVLVTCTDGRCGDGPGGSKPGDPGHDPEAVALMRRQELEASCDVLKISHLETLDYADSGMMGWPSNDAPGSFWQTPVAEGAARLAELMRHYRPDVVVTYDENGFYGHPDHIQAHRITMAALEMTDLAPKVYWTTMPRSAMRRFGEIMREFAEDMPEPDPAEAAALAEIGLPDDEITTWVDTTPFSGQKFDALAAHASQGENIFFLRMGKERFGALMGMETFVRVKDTTGASVPENDLFAGLR; this comes from the coding sequence ATGACCGACCGACCTTTGACGCTCATGGCAGTGCACGCCCACCCCGACGACGAGGCCACCGGAACCGGAGGGGTCCTCGCCCGGTACGCGGCGGAAGGCATGCGCACGGTTCTCGTGACGTGTACCGACGGCCGTTGCGGTGACGGACCGGGGGGCTCCAAGCCGGGGGATCCCGGGCACGATCCCGAGGCCGTCGCCCTGATGCGCCGTCAAGAACTTGAGGCGAGCTGTGACGTCCTCAAGATCAGCCACCTGGAGACGCTGGACTACGCCGATTCCGGAATGATGGGCTGGCCGAGCAACGACGCCCCCGGTTCCTTCTGGCAGACTCCGGTGGCGGAAGGCGCGGCCCGCCTCGCGGAGCTCATGCGGCACTACCGGCCCGACGTCGTCGTCACCTACGACGAGAACGGCTTCTACGGCCACCCCGACCACATCCAGGCCCACCGCATCACGATGGCGGCGCTGGAGATGACCGACCTGGCACCGAAGGTGTACTGGACGACGATGCCCCGCTCGGCGATGAGGCGGTTCGGGGAGATCATGCGGGAGTTCGCCGAGGACATGCCGGAGCCGGATCCCGCCGAGGCCGCCGCGCTGGCCGAGATCGGCCTCCCCGACGACGAGATCACCACGTGGGTGGACACCACCCCCTTCAGCGGCCAGAAGTTCGATGCGCTGGCCGCGCACGCCAGTCAGGGCGAGAACATCTTCTTCCTCAGGATGGGCAAGGAGAGGTTCGGCGCGTTGATGGGGATGGAGACCTTCGTACGGGTCAAGGACACCACCGGCGCGTCCGTACCCGAGAACGATCTCTTCGCCGGACTGCGCTGA